GGTCAGTTATTTGGAAGGTCAGATTGCCGACAGGCGTGAGTTTTTCAACGATTCCGTGGCTATTTTTAATGTGCGGATTAAGCAGGTGCCGGATGTATTTGTTGCAAATTTATTGAAATATACACCGAAGGAAATGTATAAAGTTTTATCAGAAGAGAAAGCATCACCGGATATCAAGTTTGATATCCCAAAATAAATGTTTCCAATATCTTGAAAATGTTGTAGCTGCAGCCAAGTAGGTTCGTCTGAGGCGAAAGTGGTAGCTCTGCTACAAAAAGAAAACTATGCAAAAAGTTAAAATACCTTTAACAGAAGACATCTTAAAAAAACTTAAAGCCGGTAACGAGATTTTATTAAGCGGCATTATTTATACCGCCAGGGATGCCGCGCATAGACGGTTGATGCTAAGTTTAAAAAAACCTCCTTTTAATCTGGAAAATGTTATAATTTATTATACAGGACCCACACCAACAAAACCCGGTAAAATTATCGGCAGCTGCGGGCCCACCACGGCTTACAGGATGGATAAATACACGCCAAAGATGTTGGAATACGGTGTCAAGGCGACTATTGGTAAAGGCAGGCGTTCAAAAGATGTTATTAGTGCAATGAAAAAGTATAAAGCTGTGTATTTTGCCACGACCGGCGGTGCCGGTGCATTGCTTTCCAAATATGTAAAAAAATCAGAAGTTGTCGCCTTCCCTGATTTAGGCTGTGAAGCCATTTTCAAGTTACAAGTAGAAGATTTCCCGGTCATAGTAATAAACGATATATATGGGAATGATTTGTATAATAAGACAGTCCGAAGTCCGAGGTCCAATGTCCGATGTCGGAAGCAAGAAGCAAGAATTAAGACAAAGACGTCCAATGTCCGAGGTCAATAAAATGTAGTCGCTTGCCCTTGGCAAGCCCAACAATGTAGTCGCACCGTCTTACGGTGCTGGTTAATTAGATTTTAACTATTAACTATGAACTTACGGAGTTACTATTATGGATAATCACAGTCAAAATTGTTTAAAATTTTTACAAAAGATGGTTTCTACGCCAAGTTTAACAAAACATGAACAAATAATTTCCAAAATTGTTGCTGCAGAAATGAAGAAACTCAATTATGATTCTGTAAAGATTGATAAATTAGGAAGTGTTGTCGGCAGAATCGGTAACGGCAAAAAGAAAATCGTTTATGATGCCCATACCGATACTGTAGGTGTTGCTGATTTAAAACATTGGAAGACAAACCCGTTTAAAGCTGTTCTTAAAAACGGGATTATTTACGGTCGCGGTGCTTGTGACGATAAAGGTTGTGTTGCCGCGATGGTTTATGCAGGTGCTTTAATAAAGAAACAGGGATTATTAGGCGATTTTACGCTCTATGTTTCAGCATCTGTACGGGAAGAAAGTGCAGACCATTCCGGGATAGGTTATCTTATCAGAAACCTGGGATTTAAGCCCGATTGTGTAATAATAGGAGAACCATCAAATTTAAAAGTTGTCAGAGGACATAAAGGCAGGGCGGAAATGAAAGTTACGGTTAACGGTAAATCGTGTCATGCAAGTGTTCCGGAAAAAGGTGATAATGCTATTTATAAAACACTTCCTTTCATAAAACAAATTGAATTGCTTAATAAAAATTACAAAGTAATTTCCGAATTAGGCAAACCAGTAATAAGTGTTACCCAGATTGAGACAAAAAGCGCCTCTACAAACACCATTCCTGATAATTGTTCTTTTTATATTGATAGGAGACCGGTTGAATCTGAAACAGAAACCAGTGTCCTTAATGAAATAAGAAAAATATTCGGTAAAAATGCCAAAGTAGAATATCTTAAAAAATATTCCAGTGCATTTATTTTGCCAAAAGAACACAAACTTGTCCAATCATCAGTTTTAGCTTACAAAAAAGCATATAACAAAAACCCGAACGTAGTTCTTTGGCCATTCTGCACAAACGGTTCGTTTACAATGGGCGAAGAAAAGATTCCAACAATCGGTTTCGGTCCCGGTGAAGAAAAGTACTGCCATGTCCCAAACGAACAAATCCGCACCAGCGATGTCCTAGAATCAATAAAATTCTATTCACTTTTCCCGTTAATGTTTTCTAAAAGATAAAAAAATCAAACAATAAGAAAACACTTGACAAAATCGCTATTGTTGTATATAATTATACAAGAAGATGTATGGCATGATACAATTATATGTATGAAATATAGAATTAATAAACAGGAACTGATAGAGAGATTATCCATCTGGGATGGTTTCTTAAAAAGAAAAATAAATCTTATTGCATGCGGTGGTACCGCTATGACGTTACTTGGTATAAAGGACTCTACGAAAGATATAGATTTGTTAGTTCCGGAGCCAAAGCAATACGAATATCTCATAAATATTTTGACGCAACTTGGTTATAAATCAGTTACCGGCAATGGCTGGGCAAGGGAAGGTGATTTTGTATTTGATTTGTTCAAAGGTAAAAGCGTTCATACAACTGAACTACTGGAGTCGCCGCTTAAAAAGGATAAACATATTTTTATTGCTGAATTAAATCATATTTATCTTGGAGTTTTAAATTATTATGATTTAATTATAAGTAAAATATTCCGATCATCGAGTGTAGATATTGAAGATTGCATAATATTGATTAAAACGAAAAAATCTGAAATTGATTTAATAAAATTAAAACAATTTTATTACGAAACAGCATATTATGATATATCTGAAGATAAAGTGATAAAATATTTTGAATCTTTTGTTGAAAAACTGAAAAAAGAAGGCATTTACGATGAAAAATAATCTCACTGAAAATCTAAATCAACTTGGGTTTCCCGTTATGAAAAAAGAAGAGCAACTGGATGCAAATGTCGTATTGGCTGATGTTGTTAAAAGCAAAGATATGCGGTTTTGGGATGGATTTCCTGTTATGTTAGCCAACGCTCTAAAAAAAGGTTTATTTGATTTTCATAAAACAGTTAAATATCTGAGTAAGTCCGATAGAAATACATTTTTCGAATTAATGACATTATCATTAGCGCTTTATAATAATCTAAGTCTTGAATATGACTGGTCAAAAAAATTATATAGTCTTCTTAATTTAAGCGATAAGGACAAATATAAGACATATCTTGAAAAAATGAAAAATAACGAGGATTTATTTGTAGCAGAACATAAGATGTCAAGTCAGAGATTAAAGGATACATTCAGAAATTATGCTCTTGAAGAAAAAACAAAACTCAAAGAATTGCTGGAATTAAAAGATGAGTATAATTTAGAGTTTGCCTTATCGCAGGTGTTTTCGCCAAAGCAAAAAGATTTATTTTACAAAAAGTTAAAAAACGAAAAATTAACAAAAACCGAAAAAGAGTATTTTTCAAGAACAGTAAAAAAGAAACTCTTAGCTTTGGCAAATAATGAACTTCATTCTTTGGCCCAAAAATTATTGTAGTTTTGATAATCCTTAGACAAGGAGAAGAAGTTGAAAAAGTAGAAATAGGGGCATCTATTTAGGTAATTGTCAGTAGCAGATAAAAAAGCCAATTAATAAAAAAAGTAATTTTTTTAACAAATAATTTTTGATTTTCCAACGGGAAAATAATAATATCATAATGTTACTTAATTACAATAAATGTTGCATTTTATTTTTGTGATGATTACTCCATAATCCAACAGAAATCAATACAGTAGAATTAAATTGTGAATTGTAATGCAATTAGCAAAGGAGGTTTTTCTATGAGGTTTTTTCACTACTTTTTTTTCAGTATGATACAGATAGATATTGTCTTTTTTATTCTTATTATTTTTGTATTGATAGGTATTTATTTTTCTTGGAAATCGGTTACTGAAATAATATCTTGTCGTAATTCCGGTATTGTAAATTTAATATGGACTACTAATTGTGCATGGTTTGGACTACTTTGTGGATTTATCGGTATTATTATACTTATAATTTATCTTATGAAAGTCTGTTTTACTTGGGCAAAGTATCTTACAGACCTAAATACGATTTTTGCTATTTTCTTTGTTGGTCTAGGAAGAAGTTTGCGCTTCGTAATTTTAGCTACGATTCTTCTTTTTATATCCAGTTTTTGTAGATTTTTAATCATTAAACAAATGAAAAATAAAAATTAGAATATGAAATGAGGATGGTTTTAATACTCTAATTTCTCCACATTTCAACGAATTTAACAGTAATCATTTTACAGTGATTTTGCCAGATTATCTTCTCGAAACGAGACTAATATATGAAAAAACTGCTTCTATTATTTGGTTTAATTACTTTAACTGGTTCTGCCGGGGCTGAATATATGGCGGGGGACCATGAACTCTTTCTTACTCCTACTGCGTATACCATGCCGAAAGGGGCGTCTTACTTTTCCGATTATGAGGTTGCAATAATTAATTACACTTATGCTGTAACATCGCGGACACATGTTGGAGTATTTTCATTTTTCCCGATAAACAAGGAAGTCCTTGAGACGGCGGCAATAGGAGTCAAGCAGAACTACTATTCTTCCGAACAGACCGGTTGTGCTTTCTGGGCTGCGGGTATACCTAAAAATAAGATTTATAATTTAGGTAATGTGGTAAGTTTTGGGAAAAAGGAAAAAAGTCTTCATATTGCAGTAAGTGCTGTGTATTTCGACAATAAAGACGAGGTATTGAACTCTGACGAGAATTTCAAAAGTCATCGATGGTCATTTACTTATACGATAGGTTACCGCAAAGATTTGTCGGAAAAGACTTCATTGATTGCCGAGTACTCGTATGTATCCGCCGAAGCTGACGCTGATTTATTATGTGTGGGTCCCCGTTTCAGGACGAACAAAATCGCCTGGGATATTGCTGCAGCAAGACCGGTCATTACCGAAGCGCCCGGGCTGATATTGCTTCCTATTCTTAAAGCTACTATCACGTTCTGATTGAAATTATTTTGAGAAAGTTTAATTCTCACGGAGAAATTGATATGAAGAAAAAAGGAGATATTTTGATTCTTGATAAAAATTATGTTTCATTCTTAAACGAAATTAAACAGAAAATCACCTTTGCGAGAGTGCAGGCAAGCCGGCAGTTAAACAAAGAATTAATAAAATTGTACTGGGACCTCGGGAAAACAATTATTGAGAGACAAAAACAATATGGATGGGGACACGGTATTGTTGAAAAATTAGCTAGTGATTTAAAAAATGAATTTCCTAATTTACAGGGATACTCAAGTCGTAATCTATGGGATATGAGAAGATTTTATGATACATACAGGGAATCATCAATTCTGCGACAGCTTGTCGCAGAAATACCATGGGGACATAATTTGATGATTTTAAACAAAATATCCAACATGAAAGAAAGAGAATATTACATTAAAGCATCATCGGACATGGGTTGGTCCAGGAATGTTCTTCTTAACCAAATAAATGCGGATGCATATGGATTATCGGCAAAAATTCCAAAACAACATAACTTCCCAAAAACTTTATCGGTTCATCTTTCGGAACAGGCGGACGAATCACTGAAAAGTGTTTACAATTTAGATTTTCTCGGCATAACAAAACCGGTTTTGGAAAGGGAACTTGAAAAACGACTTACTGAAAAAATTAAACACTTTCTACTTGAACTTGGTTCGGGATTTTCATTCATCGGCAATCAGTATCGGCTTGAATTAGATGGCACTGAATATTTTGTTGATTTATTGTTTTTTAACCGCAGAATTAAATGTCTCATTGCCGTAGAACTTAAGACAGGCAAATTTCAGCCAGAGTATGCCGGGAAAATGGATTTTTACCTCAATCTATTAAATGAACAGACACGATTAAAAGATGAAAACCCGCCAATAGGTATTATTTTATGTGCTGATAAAAGCAATATAACCGTTGAATATGCTTTAAGAAGCGTTAAAAATCCTATAGGAGTATCGCAGTATCATTTAACGACAAAACTTCCCGCGGAACTTAAAAAAATATTACCTTCAGAAAAAGAAATGAAGAATCGGCTTTTAGAAGAAATTAAGTAAAAAATGGGGTCAGGTTCTACCCCACCACTAACCCGTAAGCGGGCGAGCACTGAAGCTTTGGCGGGCAAGGATTGAAACATGAAAAAAGATTTTAGTGCAAGTATGAGAGTAAGTATCAATCAAAATCAATAAATATTTTCTTGTTTTTTTAATAGTTTTTGATATAATATAACCGTTATGAAAGCCAAGCATTTAATTTCAATTACTGACTTAGAGAAAGCGGATATTCTTGAAATTTTTAAGGTTGCAGATTACCTTAAAAACAAACAAAAGCAGAAAAAGAGATATATTCCGCTTCTTGGTCAGACTCTTGCAATGATTTTTGCAAAACCATCCACAAGAACAAGGGTTTCTTTTGAAACCGGCATGTTTCAATTGGGTGGAATTGCGATTTTTCTAAGAGGAAAAGAACTGCAAATGGGCAGGGGTGAAACTATTGCCGATACTGCAAGAATACTTTCCAGTTATGTTGACGGGATTATGATAAGAACTTACGAACATAAAGACCTTCTTGAATTCGCTAAATATTCGGCAGTACCTATAATAAACGGTTTAACAGATTTAGAACATCCTTGCCAGGTTTTAAGCGATGTTTATACTATAATAGAGCAGAAATTGAATGTCAGGAAGTCTGCATTTAAAACAGGGGATTTGGCAAAGCTTAAAGTTGTGTTTATAGGTGACGGCAATAATGTATTAAATTCGTTAATGCTTTTATGTGCTAAACTTTGCATGAATTTTACTGTGATAACGCCTTCCGGTTACGAACCCAAGAAAGACGTTACCAATAATGCTATTGATATTTCTGTAAAATCCGGTGCTAAAATTGTAATTTCCAATAATCCGGAAGATGTAAAAGATGCAGATGTTATTTATACTGATGTTTGGACTTCCATGGGGCAGGAAAGCGAGAGAGATAAGCGGTTAGCTGTTTTTAAGCCATATCAGGTAAATAAGGTGTTATTATCAAAAGCGAAAGCCGATTGTCTTATTATGCATTGTCTTCCAGCGCACAGGGGTGAAGAAATAACAGAAGAAGTTATTGAAGGTAAGAATTCCATTGTGTTTCACCAGGCAGAAAATAGGCTCCATGTCCAGAAAGCTATAATGGTTTTATTGATGAAGTAATGGAGTTTCCCCCCCCAGTTCCGATAAATCGGAACTAAACGGGGGGGTATTTTTTCGCAGAAAACCATTTGATTTACCAAGAGATGAATGCGAAAAAATTATACAAAAAACTGTTTAAATATTTTGGTCCGCAGGGCTGGTGGCCTATTGGCGGTGTCTATAATCCTCAGAAAAAGTCTTTTTCCCAAAAAGAGAAATTTGAAATAATGGTCGGAGCAATACTCACCCAAAATACCGCGTGGAATAATGTTGAAAAAGCTCTTTCGAATTTAAGAAAAGAAAAATATTTAGACCTTGAGAAAATTTCCAAAACAAATTTAAAAAAACTGCAATCTTTAATAAAACCATCAGGTTTTTATAAACAAAAATCAGTCCGGCTTAAAAATTTTGCGAAATATGTTCTTTCTCCTTCACCAAATACCCCGCAGCTTGCTGCGGGGATAAAGGGGAGAAGAACCCCCACGTCTAGTTTTGTCATAGACAAAACTGTGGGGGGTGGTACTTTGATACCGCGAGGAAATTCATTTACCCGATTTTTAAGTATTTCACGAGAAGAATTACTTTCACTTAATGGAGTGGGACCGGAAACAGCAGATTCAATTCTTCTGTATGCGCTTAATAAGCCGTATTTTGTAGTGGATGCTTATACAAAAAGGTTTATAAATCGTTTCGGTATATTTAAAGGCGATAAATATGAAGAAATCCAAAGTTTTTTTGAAAAAAACATTCCACAAAGTACAGAAGTATACAAAGAATACCACGCTTTGATTGTTGCGCTTGCAAAGAATTTTTGTAAAAAGCGACCGGAGTGTGAAAATTGTCCGGTGATGGTAGATTGTAAAAAAATGTGACATAGGTTTTATGGGTTTTATACA
This genomic window from Elusimicrobiota bacterium contains:
- a CDS encoding endonuclease, producing MNAKKLYKKLFKYFGPQGWWPIGGVYNPQKKSFSQKEKFEIMVGAILTQNTAWNNVEKALSNLRKEKYLDLEKISKTNLKKLQSLIKPSGFYKQKSVRLKNFAKYVLSPSPNTPQLAAGIKGRRTPTSSFVIDKTVGGGTLIPRGNSFTRFLSISREELLSLNGVGPETADSILLYALNKPYFVVDAYTKRFINRFGIFKGDKYEEIQSFFEKNIPQSTEVYKEYHALIVALAKNFCKKRPECENCPVMVDCKKM
- a CDS encoding PDDEXK nuclease domain-containing protein; its protein translation is MKKKGDILILDKNYVSFLNEIKQKITFARVQASRQLNKELIKLYWDLGKTIIERQKQYGWGHGIVEKLASDLKNEFPNLQGYSSRNLWDMRRFYDTYRESSILRQLVAEIPWGHNLMILNKISNMKEREYYIKASSDMGWSRNVLLNQINADAYGLSAKIPKQHNFPKTLSVHLSEQADESLKSVYNLDFLGITKPVLERELEKRLTEKIKHFLLELGSGFSFIGNQYRLELDGTEYFVDLLFFNRRIKCLIAVELKTGKFQPEYAGKMDFYLNLLNEQTRLKDENPPIGIILCADKSNITVEYALRSVKNPIGVSQYHLTTKLPAELKKILPSEKEMKNRLLEEIK
- a CDS encoding YgeY family selenium metabolism-linked hydrolase encodes the protein MDNHSQNCLKFLQKMVSTPSLTKHEQIISKIVAAEMKKLNYDSVKIDKLGSVVGRIGNGKKKIVYDAHTDTVGVADLKHWKTNPFKAVLKNGIIYGRGACDDKGCVAAMVYAGALIKKQGLLGDFTLYVSASVREESADHSGIGYLIRNLGFKPDCVIIGEPSNLKVVRGHKGRAEMKVTVNGKSCHASVPEKGDNAIYKTLPFIKQIELLNKNYKVISELGKPVISVTQIETKSASTNTIPDNCSFYIDRRPVESETETSVLNEIRKIFGKNAKVEYLKKYSSAFILPKEHKLVQSSVLAYKKAYNKNPNVVLWPFCTNGSFTMGEEKIPTIGFGPGEEKYCHVPNEQIRTSDVLESIKFYSLFPLMFSKR
- a CDS encoding Fe-S-containing hydro-lyase; this translates as MQKVKIPLTEDILKKLKAGNEILLSGIIYTARDAAHRRLMLSLKKPPFNLENVIIYYTGPTPTKPGKIIGSCGPTTAYRMDKYTPKMLEYGVKATIGKGRRSKDVISAMKKYKAVYFATTGGAGALLSKYVKKSEVVAFPDLGCEAIFKLQVEDFPVIVINDIYGNDLYNKTVRSPRSNVRCRKQEARIKTKTSNVRGQ
- the argF gene encoding ornithine carbamoyltransferase, which produces MKAKHLISITDLEKADILEIFKVADYLKNKQKQKKRYIPLLGQTLAMIFAKPSTRTRVSFETGMFQLGGIAIFLRGKELQMGRGETIADTARILSSYVDGIMIRTYEHKDLLEFAKYSAVPIINGLTDLEHPCQVLSDVYTIIEQKLNVRKSAFKTGDLAKLKVVFIGDGNNVLNSLMLLCAKLCMNFTVITPSGYEPKKDVTNNAIDISVKSGAKIVISNNPEDVKDADVIYTDVWTSMGQESERDKRLAVFKPYQVNKVLLSKAKADCLIMHCLPAHRGEEITEEVIEGKNSIVFHQAENRLHVQKAIMVLLMK